The following is a genomic window from Lactococcus carnosus.
CAACAAGCATTGCAATGTTATAGAGTCTCGATTTTTTTAGCTGTTTTAAATTGAACACAACAAATCGATTCTTAATATCAACATTTGTTTGATAAGAAAACAAAGACTCCGAGCCTTTCATAAAAGGCTCTAAATTCAACGCAAAATCTTGTGCTGCTTCATCTGGTTGCTCTTTTAAAACTTGATGCCAATCCTGAAGTGTAGGCTCTGAGTATAGCTCATATACCAACCTAGTCACACGATCACGTAATGAACGTTCATTAGCACCATAGTTTACCTCAGTTTTTGTATTCAAAATACTTTCAAATAAATTATCGAGCAACATCATTTTCTGTGAAATAGGATCAATATAATCCTCATCATTTTTATCAACTAAACTGTCATCAGGTTTGTCCAATAAATTTAAATTAGTAGCAGCACCTGGAAAGAGATTTATCACTTGACCGCCTAAAGCACGTGCTATATCGGTATACTCACCCTCGGGATCAACTATAATAATCTCATCTCGACTTCTGAGAAATGTTGGTATAATTTCCGTAAACTTAGTGAACGTTGATTTACCAGAACCAGAACCACCAAAAATCAATGATGCCCCTGTTGGCAAATCATCTTTCGATCCACGATCAAGTGTAATCGGATTTTTTGTTAAGTAATTCATACCGTAATATAGGGCTTTGGGCGATTCAGATGTGATATCCGAATTTGTCCATGGAACAAAAGAAGCAGCAATATTAGCCGTCGTCCAATTCTCATGCTTGAATCTGCGTGTTACACCTAAATAATTTTTACCAAAAGGCAGAACTGTATTAAACCCTGCTTCTTGATTCAACATTGCTGGGGCAAATACAACTTGGTGACCACGTGAAGCTGATTCCAGTCGTTTAACGTCGCTTTCTAACTTCTCTTTAGTATCACCACAGATAAGAATTACGACTGTAGCAGAATAAATTTGAGCTTGCTCATCTTGAATCTGACTTGCTAACTCTTCTCCACTTTTAGCAAAACTTTTTTGCGTTTCTCCAACAGCATATTCTTCTGAAACACCATCCATTGCTGCTCTCGTAATACTTTCAGAGATGTCCCCCTTTACAGTGACTGTTGTCTGTTTAATGCTCGTCAAAGCCTTATCTCGCTCTTGAGGCTGTGCATGAATAGAGAGATAAAACTCAATACCTGTATTTGATAGATCACGTAAAAACGTATCTCTCAGAAATTCAGGGTAGCTTCGTGCATACAATACACGAGCAGGTCGATTATTCAACATAAAATCTCGCTTATCAAATACGATACTATTTGGTGCAATAAGATTTTTAGTTGATCCAGCCAGACCTACCTCTTGTGAAAAATTAACTATTTTTTGTTTATTCAGAGTTATACTCTCAATTAACGACAATGTTTCA
Proteins encoded in this region:
- a CDS encoding VirB4-like conjugal transfer ATPase, CD1110 family: MILFKKRASQKSLVQTDQPQKNEQVSLPKEGTDKRIRNKAKTATTQATLRYTSIYEDGLIHIVDNEFSHIYKIGEADYMTANEEDKLEIITQYASMLNALDHTKHYQLYLHNRPKNDDLLNRINIPLEGDDLDELRVEYNNINAENLKRNKTSYDLAIYIIITVHADNQDEARRSLQDVQLDVLRKFDKMSSVSELTGAETLSLIESITLNKQKIVNFSQEVGLAGSTKNLIAPNSIVFDKRDFMLNNRPARVLYARSYPEFLRDTFLRDLSNTGIEFYLSIHAQPQERDKALTSIKQTTVTVKGDISESITRAAMDGVSEEYAVGETQKSFAKSGEELASQIQDEQAQIYSATVVILICGDTKEKLESDVKRLESASRGHQVVFAPAMLNQEAGFNTVLPFGKNYLGVTRRFKHENWTTANIAASFVPWTNSDITSESPKALYYGMNYLTKNPITLDRGSKDDLPTGASLIFGGSGSGKSTFTKFTEIIPTFLRSRDEIIIVDPEGEYTDIARALGGQVINLFPGAATNLNLLDKPDDSLVDKNDEDYIDPISQKMMLLDNLFESILNTKTEVNYGANERSLRDRVTRLVYELYSEPTLQDWHQVLKEQPDEAAQDFALNLEPFMKGSESLFSYQTNVDIKNRFVVFNLKQLKKSRLYNIAMLVVQDYIWNRVLENQGKVRTRIYFDEIQAYFENEGMASFFSNLYARVRKYGAIPVGITQDPGLVLQGGKPGEAIFANTEFFAMMRLKGKNLFAIAEYLELTEEQIKFLRYADGNRGEGLIIAKNHVVQMENPIPEGSKIFNLVDTTVANN